The following is a genomic window from Fibrobacter sp..
AAGCTGCTCTCTTTTAAAGAGCCGGGGTGCTGCAGGGTTGAAGCGGGGGCCTATGAGTTTTACACCCGGTGGTATTATACCGCTATTAGGGAGTTAATAGGGGTATATCCATTCAGGGGAGATTATGAAGAACTCGCCGGACTTCTTGTGCCCCCTATCAAAGCATCCGAGGCCAAAAAGGCTGTAGCACTGCTTGAGCGCCTGGGGTTTATAAAGAAGAATGAGGATGACAGATATGTTCAGACTAACAGATTTATTACCACAGGTGAACAATGTCATGACATAGCAGTGAGGATATTTCAGAAAGATACGATCAATCTTGCATATGAGGCTCTGGAAAGGATCAGTAAAGAATCACGTGATATTTCCACTACTACTGTTACGCTTTCTCCGGAGGGGTTTTCCAGGCTCAAGGAAAAAATTGCCGAGTTCCGGCGTGAGGTACTGAAAATTGCCAACGAAGAGGAAAACGCGACCGGAGTATACCATGTCAATTTTCAACTCTTTCCAATCAGTAAAAACTGGAAGGAACCGTCTTAATGAGATCGTTTGCTGCTTTATTCATAACAACTTCAGTGCTTCTCTTCCAGTGTTCTCTGGATATTGCCGGTGGTCCGGGATCCGGT
Proteins encoded in this region:
- a CDS encoding TIGR02147 family protein, which translates into the protein MVNIFDYFDYRKFLRDIYEELHQKNPNFSYRFIQDKTGIDPGFLVKVFNGQKNIPEDSIPRFSKLLKLNKRQSEYFTNLVFFGRAKSDIQIKTYFEKLLSFKEPGCCRVEAGAYEFYTRWYYTAIRELIGVYPFRGDYEELAGLLVPPIKASEAKKAVALLERLGFIKKNEDDRYVQTNRFITTGEQCHDIAVRIFQKDTINLAYEALERISKESRDISTTTVTLSPEGFSRLKEKIAEFRREVLKIANEEENATGVYHVNFQLFPISKNWKEPS